The following is a genomic window from Aquila chrysaetos chrysaetos chromosome 2, bAquChr1.4, whole genome shotgun sequence.
AAAATTAAACGCATATGATGACTGTTTAATCCATTACAGGTCACAGCGTAACTTGCATTAATTGTCaagctattatttaaaaaaaccccaaacaaaaccttaAACAACAGTAAGGTTAGAATATTTTCCTCCAAAGAAAAGCCTTATTGGTCACTCCTGTGTGGAGTAATGAAAATTCTCTAAAAACTGAACCTGCAGAACCTTTTGTTCACATCTGAttagaatattttaacattacTTAGCTAAGCTAAATTCCTGTAGATGATCAAAGATTTCATTCCCCCACCAAGATGACTGCTGTTCTGGTATGCTGCGATTGTTTGGCCTGAAGTTCATGGAAGTGTTGGGACTCCATGGTCTTGACAAAAAGGGAGTATCAAAATGTTCTGAATAGGCTTCTTTTTCACTAAGTGTTTTCTTACAAACAGCAGTTATCTGGCTAATGGTAGGGTTTTTTATGTATCAAACCCAATGAATTGCTGTAGTATTTGAGgccaatgtatttttaaacacgTCATAAGTGATAAAGTATTATTCTTTGTAACAAACTCCCAAATCACCCAGCTGAGGTctactaaataaataattatgatGGGGAAGAGAGTCCATCATTATGGCGGcagcaaacacattttattaattctttgATATTTACTGATGATTTCTCTCGCTTACTACTATTGGAATGATATGGTTAACTCAATGTCTTCAGTATGGTCTTTAAAAGAGTTTTTACAACTTCATTGATAATTCAGCATGCTGAATATGTTCAGCTGTGCACTAATTTCAACTAAagatacattcttttttttttttttaccctttctcaCCTGTTAGCCAGTTATCAAAAGTGATACCTGGCAGTGACCCTCACTGTTCTACAGAAAAGTGATTCCCAGTACAAACCTCACTGAAAGCATCCAGGGACACAACTTGTGACCTGCATTATTCTGGATTCATGATTAGCGTTTCCAGAAGTAAGTGTCATGAGTCTGTTGTTTTCCGTAGGAGGATACACGATTGGATTGTACTGTCAGCGCTTTCCTCCTTTAgaataaatgaacaaacaacAGCTCTAACTCCGAATTGTTTGACCATCCTCCTGCACAGACTTTCTGACCTATGCCAGCACTGCCTTTCCCACTCCATTCTGGTTGAAATCTCAGGGATAAGGCCTATTTCTATACCAGTTTGTTTTGctactttaaaggaaaaagtttagCATTTGGCAACTTCCCAACAGGACTGAATGcaaattgttttattctttttgagtCATGATCATGTGGAATCTGCACTCATGTATCAAtgttctaaaaaaaccccaaagaattATTAGTTGTTACAGAATTACCAAtccaagaaaaatgtaatatacTTTCTGGACAGTTCTGGAAACAAAGTGTACTTGAACATTTTTTCTACTATCATGCTATAGAGATTATCTCTACAAACCccaaaattaactttatttgtCCAGTCTTTCAGCTCCGCCACAGCTGCAGACTGCAGATCCTGAATTCACAAAGAGAGGCACTTTCTCCCTCATCACATAATGGGAACCTGTAAACATCGTTTGCCTTACTCTGGCAAACTTTTGGCCAAAGTTATGATCATACAAACAATATACTTACCACAGTGAAGGAATGTACGTTAATCATCATTCTGAGCAACCAGAACTACTGCCATCCTCTGTATTTCAATATATTACTATTATGAGAAAAGTATTGAAACACTTCcatgtgttttatttgaaataaaatagtatCTGTTATTTTTGTAGTGACCTGCACAGTGTACTTAAACACAGTCTTTAAATAGCTGCTGTCAAAACGGCCTGGTTTTTAGATTCGAACAGCCAAACCTCAACAGCTCAACAGTAAGTCTGCTTTTATTGCTCGGTACCAATTTTCCTATTATGGTGCTCAGTGACAAAGTGGAAGGCAGTAGGCTGGTGGTCCTTCAAGGCACAGCTGCTGGGGACTTTTCAGTAGCATTCTTCATCTACATATTATATTGATGACGTTTAAATATGATAATCCACTATAAATTGAAAGACTGACTTGCAATTCACTATCTAAATACACACTCAGCACACTACCCCATAGGAAAGCGCTGCCTGATGAGCCATTAATACCATTTCCTGTTACGAGCTGCTGGCAATTGTCTTTCAGTTCAGTAATTTGACATAGAAAAGATTCGTAAAGTTATacgtatttttatttaatatagttttttcatttttctgtattttacgTGTATTTCCTTATGTAACATAggggaaaaacagaggaaacGCTAAACTTTGTCTCATCTTACACATTTTCACTTCCAAGGTTCTTGGCATAacaatgtaaatataaaatgcCATGAGttgagcagctgaaaaattacTATTAACATAACCAGACCGTAATGAGATGATAGGAAGAGGATTGCAAAAATGGTGATATTGGCAATATAATGGTATAGGTGCTATCCAAAGCATACAAGGGATGGGGTGATGTgggcttctttctccttccccccctgccctttatttaaaagcaaaacttggtCCTGTGGTTGGACCCAAGCCTGTGTGTTTCATGGATTAGTTGAATGAAGTGAGAGCAGATGCTTTGTGAAGCGGTAAAAGATATTGCAGGCACCATCATGAATGTAGCAGTGAGATTTCCTTGAGCTGGATGTGCTTTTGTGTCGGAAACCACATTAATCTGTGACTGCAGCCACTCTGGTATCCCACAACTGTATGCAGAAGTCAACTACAGGTCTGCACCGCAGCTTAGTAACAGACAGCACAATATAATAGATGAGGAGACAGAAGCGTGTAATTCAGGGTACTACAGTGTGGGATGTTTATCACCTTGCAAGCACTTTTGAGATGTGGCTCATAGTGACAAATGCCAATTTTAGGGTCTCAGAAAATAAGTAAACACCTctcaaaaaaattcagaacagaagCTAAGATTAAGTACTTGAACCATTCTGTATGTTAAACAGCTTCCCTTTTCACAGTAGCTATAAGGTACAATATTTCAATGTTACCATCATCTCTTGCTGTCCCAAATTAGAACTCCTTACACAGTTTCTCTTATTTGTCTGAAAGTTTGCCTTCGACaccaaataaaatctgaaaaatgtgtcCACTTTGATGTTGTTTCAGGAATTCTAGGAACTGGCCAAGATCCATGTGATAGTCATTCCTCAGGCCATAATCACCATGTGCCTGAAACTGTAGGTCTTCAAAAGCACGAAAGAGACGAAGATTATCAACGCTTCCCTCTGTTTCTATATTCTCCACATGCTTGCATGAAATATGCTTCCAGTTGGGATACCTAATAACACGCCAGAACTCTTCACAGTTTTCTCGGAGTCCCTCCACGCAGATGACACCAGGTTTCCCTGTTAGGCAGAAGCCAGTCAGATTTAACTTCCTTGCACAGtcaaaaatctttttcctcaGTTCCTGCCTATATATGTGATGGCTGTAGATCCACATGCGGTGCAATGTTTCTTTAACTACAACTTCTTTTGAAGCACTTTCAGATGAGATCTTACTGTTTTCCAGGTAAGGCAGGCTGTGGTCTTTCACCCATTGCACAGCTCCACATATACACAGTTCACCTGAATCCAAAGAGCTGATGTGAGACGCGAGACTAGTGTTGAGCTGCAACTGTTGCTGTCTGTGCAGTGCATGTGATCTTGCAAAAAGCTGAGGAGCTACGTGAGGATACATATGAGGCAGCAGTACCTGCAATTCCACTTTTACCTTAAAAagagaacacacacacacacacacaaacaaaatgaattCTGCAGCTACTGAAAGACATGCTAGACTCTTCTTCCCTGTCAAAGGCAGACTATGAGGAGAAGCAATTAAGATTGCAACATCCTGAAGCCTGGAATTacttcttctgctttccttttgtccactcctttccttttgttgcACCATGCTGGGACTTTCCCAACATATCTAATGCTATCTTCTGCTGTTTACAGAAATAATGCTGTGGCTTGAAAGAAGGTACAGTTACCCTCTAGGGATATTTCTATTGCATGTTCTCAGTACGTGCTCAGTGTTGCTACAGCGATAAACTACGAGTCTGTCAGAGTCAAGGGGCCAGTGGCTTTTGAGAATCTTGTCCCTTACCAAATGCACATCTCATCAATGAACTCAGCCCAGTTGCTGGATCTAccccaggaaaagaaagccaagaGTTAAACAAAACTTGTTTACGATTGTACATATTGTATATAGAGGCATTATGATTATTTTAAGCAAGTATTCACCCTGACAGAGGAAGCATTCTCAGGATTATAGGGGATAAAAAGATCTACATGCATTTTAACCGGGGGAAACCTCTGGATTATCTTGCCTGATCTCCTACAAACCCCGGGCTGTTGAATTTCTCTCAATCATTCCTACAGTGTCTTAAAATGGAGCACCTCATATTCTTTGGAAACAGAACCCTGCCTCTGGTCCAAGAGCAGGAGAGGGTTCATGTGTCCTCGGTGCTTGAGGCTCTTGCATTCTACTCGGGGACTTTCACTACAGTATACAATCAAATTATTAGTCCTGCAGAGAGAGGTGAATCATGAAATGACTAATTATCTTTCCAAGCTCCTTGACAATctgccatggaaaaaaaattcttcctgcaGAAGCCCTCCCTACGCAGTTCATAAAACTTTCTCTCTGAAGGCTGGCAAAGGGGTGCATTTTAGACATACACCTAAGCCTGTACATAAGTTTCCAAATAATCATGAAGCCATGTCATTACCCAGtaaattgttttaatgtttaattatcCTAATTATCCTTATTCCTAGGAAAATGCATATACTTCTAGGTTAAGTTTGTTGGTTTTCAATTTCCAGTCATTGCATTATTGTATACTCAGACCTACACAATGGCTACGCTGTCTGTACAAGCATTTACATTACTTAGATGTCATACATAACCTTTTCTTCAATTGGATAAACTCTTGGAACTCCTTATACTCTAAGTTTCGGGTTTTGAATTGGAGTTCATAGGCTGGTTTTGGTTTAGTGTTTGTGTGACTCTTCTTAATAGTATTCTGCCCTTTGGGGCTATTTTTACATTAGtgtatttcaaatacagatCAATGAATGTTAGTACAtgtggcagggaggggaggagagatgTAATAGGGTGGTTTTGCTAGAATAATGTAAAAAGTCCAACATATGTGTTTCCATGTGGGGAGCGTTGCCTTTGTAACACACAACTCTCTAAACCAGTAAACTAACAACCCTCATATAAGCACAACCCTAGCTAAGCTCTTGTGAATGCTGTGTGTGCCGCTGATGTCGGTTGTCTATTCCTATCTGTGATTCTATTAGCCTTTCTTGCCCAAAGAAAGTTAAGActcaaataaataataaaaaccaagaCTTTTTTGTTACTCTTGACTTTtgaaacagcaaacagaaattaGGTGGGGTTTTCCCTTTTCAGGGCAGCGTTTTTAAGTGTGAGCACAAGgagtaaagaaaacaacacatgAACGCATCTACGTGGAAGTTCTCACCCTTGCCTCCCCTACATCAACAGCGATCGAATATTCGAGCTGTGGGGGCAGAGCTCCATCACCGTTGCTCAGGTAGCGCTGCACACTGGACACGGCATCCTCATCCAGATTTATTTCACCTTCTTTGGGAAACATTGAAAGGAGCATTTCCacttccagcagctggagctccAGGCATTCTTTTACGGTGACGGCCATTGCCTGGAACAAGAGGCCTGGAGTCAAACCCCGGCGTTCAACACACAGCAAGGTTCACCACCACGCCGTGCAACCGAACGAGCGAGCCTCCGCCGAGAAACCCCACTGTTATTTAAGGCCAGAAGTTGATTAAATACGACTGGGTAACAAAACGCTTAGAAGTTAGTCCCTTCCAGCCGaactggagaagggaaagggacgCGGCAGGTCGCCCAGCCAGCCAGCGCcgcgccgcgcatgcgcgccgtTCGCCTCACCTGGGCCGCAGGGCTTTCCACCGCCGCGGCGGAGGACAGCCGCCAcccggggcggaggggaggcgaggcgaggcgatACGGCTcttcccgccgccgcctccccggtGGGAGCCGCTGAGGGGAGGCAGCAGCGCACAAGCCCCGGCCCGGGGTCGCTGGAgccgccgcctcagccccgGAGCGCGGCCcttcggcggcggcggcgcgtgcggcgggcgggaggggggcGCGCATGCGCACTCGGCGGGGCGGGACgagacgggacgggacgggTCGAGACGGGCCGGCCGGCGGGGGAGAGGCGCGGGGCGGCAGCGAGAGGACTCGGTGGCCTTTGCGAGCTCCGCGACAGCGCTGCAAGATGGCTGGGGCCGGGAACCGGCCCCGGCCCCAAGCTCTGACTGACGAGTGGGCGTAGCCGGCGTGCCACGTGGCGCCTGCGTGGCCGCTCACCGCGCTGCCATTGGGCGGGCGGGGCTTGGGGGCGGGGCCTCTCTGGCTGTGGAAGGGGaagcgcggcggcggcggcggaggtTGAGCGGTGGCGGCTGGGCTCCTGTCCTTCGCGGGTGGGTTCTGCCGTTCGCGGGTGGGCCCCGAGGCCCGTTCAGCCTACCGTGCAGGGTAGGCGGTTGCTGGAGCCGCTTTGTGGTGGCGTGGCGtccggctgccccccccccgcccaacgGCTGTCTGCGCCTTCAGGTGTCCGGGGACGGGGGTGGAAACGGCGGCGCTGGGGCGGTGGGTCGGTACGGAGCAGCTTAGCAGAGCCGCCATCCGAGGAGAACATCCAGGTGACGCCGCTGGGGGTTTCCCTGTGGCTGCAAGGGCttgaggagggagggcaggctgCTTTGCAACTCAGAAGTTAATATATGGGGCCGTGGCCGAGTGCACCGGGCGGCTCATGGCCAACTTTGTTGGGATCCCTGGATCCAGCCGGTTGAGAATCGTGGCTTTCCTCACCTGAATCGCGTCATCCCTTCGTGATCCGGTGAAATCTGGTCGAGCTCTGTTTTGCTAGTGCTCTACTGGGAATGTAGAGGCTCCTTCATGGACCGCTCTGGTTGCGGTCCCCCTTGCAGTCCCACCGAGGGATTTGATATCT
Proteins encoded in this region:
- the RWDD2A gene encoding RWD domain-containing protein 2A isoform X2 produces the protein MRAPLPPAARAAAAEGPRSGAEAAAPATPGRGLCAAASPQRLPPGRRRREEPYRLASPPLRPGWRLSSAAAVESPAAQAMAVTVKVELQVLLPHMYPHVAPQLFARSHALHRQQQLQLNTSLASHISSLDSGELCICGAVQWVKDHSLPYLENSKISSESASKEVVVKETLHRMWIYSHHIYRQELRKKIFDCARKLNLTGFCLTGKPGVICVEGLRENCEEFWRVIRYPNWKHISCKHVENIETEGSVDNLRLFRAFEDLQFQAHGDYGLRNDYHMDLGQFLEFLKQHQSGHIFQILFGVEGKLSDK
- the RWDD2A gene encoding RWD domain-containing protein 2A isoform X3 encodes the protein MAVTVKECLELQLLEVEMLLSMFPKEGEINLDEDAVSSVQRYLSNGDGALPPQLEYSIAVDVGEARVKVELQVLLPHMYPHVAPQLFARSHALHRQQQLQLNTSLASHISSLDSGELCICGAVQWVKDHSLPYLENSKISSESASKEVVVKETLHRMWIYSHHIYRQELRKKIFDCARKLNLTGFCLTGKPGVICVEGLRENCEEFWRVIRYPNWKHISCKHVENIETEGSVDNLRLFRAFEDLQFQAHGDYGLRNDYHMDLGQFLEFLKQHQSGHIFQILFGVEGKLSDK
- the RWDD2A gene encoding RWD domain-containing protein 2A isoform X1, which encodes MRAPLPPAARAAAAEGPRSGAEAAAPATPGRGLCAAASPQRLPPGRRRREEPYRLASPPLRPGWRLSSAAAVESPAAQAMAVTVKECLELQLLEVEMLLSMFPKEGEINLDEDAVSSVQRYLSNGDGALPPQLEYSIAVDVGEARVKVELQVLLPHMYPHVAPQLFARSHALHRQQQLQLNTSLASHISSLDSGELCICGAVQWVKDHSLPYLENSKISSESASKEVVVKETLHRMWIYSHHIYRQELRKKIFDCARKLNLTGFCLTGKPGVICVEGLRENCEEFWRVIRYPNWKHISCKHVENIETEGSVDNLRLFRAFEDLQFQAHGDYGLRNDYHMDLGQFLEFLKQHQSGHIFQILFGVEGKLSDK
- the RWDD2A gene encoding RWD domain-containing protein 2A isoform X4 — encoded protein: MNPLLLLDQRQGSVSKEYEVKVELQVLLPHMYPHVAPQLFARSHALHRQQQLQLNTSLASHISSLDSGELCICGAVQWVKDHSLPYLENSKISSESASKEVVVKETLHRMWIYSHHIYRQELRKKIFDCARKLNLTGFCLTGKPGVICVEGLRENCEEFWRVIRYPNWKHISCKHVENIETEGSVDNLRLFRAFEDLQFQAHGDYGLRNDYHMDLGQFLEFLKQHQSGHIFQILFGVEGKLSDK